The Triticum dicoccoides isolate Atlit2015 ecotype Zavitan chromosome 6A, WEW_v2.0, whole genome shotgun sequence genome has a window encoding:
- the LOC119317559 gene encoding dual specificity protein kinase YAK1 homolog isoform X2 gives MEETGRERKAAGPPPWAPTKSTVFRSYAAAVVGDRAEAPSARGNGVAARSSNLRAVRKRPIVARLTRDIVQTFEKCNPEFNYVDSLNPKHFLTTPAVPVHNDGLDNANSDLILYVNLELVNKKSDRRYIVEEMLGQGTFGQVAKCWDAETNSYVAVKVIKNQPAFYQQAIMEVSLLSMLNDKFDPDDQHHIVRMLDFFPWKNHLCITFEMLGHNLYELLKKNNLRGLQLQFVRTFSRQILDALIVMKGAGIIHCDLKPENILITPKVNSAAGVKVIDFGSACMEGKTIYSYIQSRYYRSPEVLLGYPYTTAIDMWSFGCIVAELYIGLPLFPGASEYDVLSRMIEMVGGQPPDDLLREAKNTRKFFKHAGSIYPGNEAHDGLRSSYRILTEDEVEARDSKKPKIGKWYFPRGRLDRLIFSYPWKNLNEGNLPEAEKEDCLALVDFLRGLVEFDPNKRWSPLQASYHPFITGEAFTGPYEPFRETPVIPVGRAATVDHNPGGGHWLAAGLSPQVGSINRSLPFNNVFPPKMPFSYGSSCGSFSSRGSFNDNVGPASSYGSYDVNNVNMYHSPLGPSGFNLQSQAGGTFLGFSPDIRRRPHLSHGVGIRLSPGGPGPMSLGASPSQFTPPNSQTQMPASATAKYVATSPARGSHGSSLGKAAVVGQYNRRRNLGHPPMSMPPHEYTSQLIQGPHGDGVSSAFARGHSGYSYGALPNSGHYNWRPQIGVSTGLSTSSSSNHGYVQPSGYNDFRPLHSSNVPADTSTSTSSVPDPADWDPNYSDESLLQEDNSLSAELGSVHLRDASGRTIQSGRLPNIQSHDIAGSNQRNDFLFHAPSLRESGHSTGHVNYDSYNHANYSQRNFPGRHGQPFQRYNHMNSTSIRPTGNLQNVQSAWSKYGMPDSTSPPRMVEGMPWGGSAGHSLATSGLPPSFGRKDFGRIF, from the exons ATGGAGGAGACTGGGAGGGAGaggaaggcggcggggccgccGCCGTGGGCGCCGACCAAGTCCACGGTGTTCCGGTCCTACGCTGCTGCGGTGGTGGGCGACCGGGCGGAGGCGCCGTCCGCCCGGGGCAATGGGGTTGCCGCCCGTTCAAGCAATCTACGCGCCGTCAGGAAGAGGCCT ATTGTTGCAAGATTGACCAGAGACATCGTCCAAACTTTTGAAAAATGCAATCCTGAGTTTAATTACGTAGATTCACTAAATCCCAAGCACTTCCTCACCACTCCTGCAGTTCCTGTTCATAATGATGGCCTTGATAATGCAAATTCTGACCTAATCTTGTATGTCAACTTGGAATTGGTTAATAAGAAGTCAGACCGGAG GTACATTGTCGAAGAAATGCTTGGCCAAGGTACCTTTGGGCAGGTTGCTAAATGCTGGGATGCAGAAACCAACAGTTATGTTGCAGTGAAGGTTATAAAAAACCAGCCTGCCTTTTATCAGCAGGCTATCATGGAAGTCTCATTGTTGAGCATG CTAAATGACAAATTTGATCCTGATGATCAGCACCACATTGTCAGGATGCTGGATTTTTTTCCATGGAAAAATCATTTGTGCATCACATTTGAAATGCTTGGTCATAACCT GTACGAGCTGTTGAAAAAGAACAACTTAAGAGGTTTGCAACTGCAATTTGTCCGTACTTTCTCAAGACAG ATATTGGATGCATTGATTGTCATGAAAGGTGCTGGAATTATTCATTGTGATCTAAAACCGGAAAATATCCTCATAACACCAAA AGTAAACTCAGCAGCTGGAGTTAAAGTAATTGATTTTGGATCAGCGTGCATGGAGGGTAAAACGATTTACTCATATATCCAG AGCCGTTATTACAGGTCACCTGAAGTGCTTCTTGGCTATCC ATACACTACCGCCATTGATATGTGGTCATTTGGCTGCATAGTTGCTGAACTTTATATAGGTCTACCTTTATTTCCCGGAGCATCAGAATACGATGTCCTTAGCCGTATGATTGAGATGGTCGG TGGGCAACCGCCAGATGATCTTCTTAGGGAGGCTAAAAACACCAGGAAGTTTTTTAAACATGCTGGAAGCATTTATCCTGGTAATGAAGCACATGATGGTCTTCGCAGTTCATACAGAATACTAACAGAAGACGAGGTTGAAGCA AGGGATTCCAAAAAGCCAAAAATAGGGAAATGGTATTTCCCTCGTGGGAGGCTTGACAGACTCATATTCTCGTACCCTTGGAAGAATTTAAATGAGGGTAATCTGCCAG AGGCTGAAAAGGAAGATTGCTTAGCATTGGTTGATTTTTTGAGAGGACTTGTTGAGTTTGATCCTAATAAGCGATGGTCACCATTGCAG GCTTCATATCATCCATTCATAACTGGTGAAGCCTTCACTGGTCCTTATGAGCCTTTCCGGGAGACCCCAGTAATT CCCGTTGGTCGTGCTGCAACAGTTGATCACAATCCTGGAGGAGGTCACTGGCTAGCTGCTGGCCTTTCCCCTCAG GTTGGGAGCATTAACAGATCCCTACCATTCAATAACGTTTTTCCGCCAAAGATGCCCTTTTCATATGGAAGCAGCTGCGGCAGCTTCAGTAGCCGTGGTAGCTTTAATGATAACGTAGGTCCTGCAAGCAGCTACGGAAGCTATGATGTCAATAATGTTAACATGTATCATTCACCACTAGGCCCTTCTGGGTTCAATTTACAGTCACAAGCCGGAGGAACATTTCTAGGATTTAGTCCAGATATTAGAAGAAGGCCTCATCTCTCTCATGGTGTTGGCATTCGGCTAAGTCCTGGTGGTCCAGGTCCTATGTCTCTTGGGGCCAGTCCATCACAATTTACTCCTCCAAATTCCCAAACACAAATGCCAgctagcgctactgctaagtatgttGCCACTTCTCCTGCAAGGGGCAGTCATGGCTCCTCATTAGGAAAAGCCGCTGTGGTAGGCCAATACAATAGGAGAAGGAATCTTGGTCACCCTCCTATGTCAATGCCACCACATGAGTACACATCTCAGCTAATCCAGGGACCTCATGGAGATGGTGTCAGTTCAGCATTTGCTCGAGGACATTCTGGCTATTCATATGGTGCACTTCCTAATTCTGGTCATTATAATTGGAGGCCGCAGATAGGTGTTAGCACTGGTTTATCCACAAGCTCTTCTTCCAATCATGGTTATGTTCAACCATCTGGTTACAATGATTTCCGTCCTTTGCACTCATCCAATGTGCCAGCTGATACATCAACCTCCACTTCATCAGTACCAGATCCAGCTGACTGGGATCCCAACTATAG CGATGAGTCACTCCTGCAAGAAGATAATTCACTATCAGCTGAGTTAGGCAGTGTTCACCTGAGAGATGCAAGTGGTCGAACAATCCAGTCTGGCAGATTGCCCAATATCCAAAGCCATGATATTGCAGGCTCGAATCAAAG AAATGACTTCCTATTTCATGCACCGTCTCTCAGAGAGAGTGGCCATTCAACAGGCCACGTCAACTATGATAGTTACAACCATGCCAACTATTCCCAGCGAAATTTCCCTGGTCGTCACGGACAACCATTTCAGCGGTACAACCATATGAATTCAACCTCTATACGCCCGACGGGGAATCTCCAGAATGTTCAATCTGCCTGGTCCAAATATGGCATGCCAGATTCTACTTCGCCCCCTCGGATGGTTGAAGGGATGCCTTGGG GAGGAAGCGCTGGTCACTCTCTTGCAACAAGCGGGCTGCCGCCGTCCTTTGGAAGGAAGGACTTCGGGAGGATCTTTTAG
- the LOC119317559 gene encoding dual specificity protein kinase YAK1 homolog isoform X1, with amino-acid sequence MEETGRERKAAGPPPWAPTKSTVFRSYAAAVVGDRAEAPSARGNGVAARSSNLRAVRKRPIVARLTRDIVQTFEKCNPEFNYVDSLNPKHFLTTPAVPVHNDGLDNANSDLILYVNLELVNKKSDRRYIVEEMLGQGTFGQVAKCWDAETNSYVAVKVIKNQPAFYQQAIMEVSLLSMLNDKFDPDDQHHIVRMLDFFPWKNHLCITFEMLGHNLYELLKKNNLRGLQLQFVRTFSRQILDALIVMKGAGIIHCDLKPENILITPKVNSAAGVKVIDFGSACMEGKTIYSYIQSRYYRSPEVLLGYPYTTAIDMWSFGCIVAELYIGLPLFPGASEYDVLSRMIEMVGGQPPDDLLREAKNTRKFFKHAGSIYPGNEAHDGLRSSYRILTEDEVEARDSKKPKIGKWYFPRGRLDRLIFSYPWKNLNEGNLPEAEKEDCLALVDFLRGLVEFDPNKRWSPLQASYHPFITGEAFTGPYEPFRETPVIPVGRAATVDHNPGGGHWLAAGLSPQVVGSINRSLPFNNVFPPKMPFSYGSSCGSFSSRGSFNDNVGPASSYGSYDVNNVNMYHSPLGPSGFNLQSQAGGTFLGFSPDIRRRPHLSHGVGIRLSPGGPGPMSLGASPSQFTPPNSQTQMPASATAKYVATSPARGSHGSSLGKAAVVGQYNRRRNLGHPPMSMPPHEYTSQLIQGPHGDGVSSAFARGHSGYSYGALPNSGHYNWRPQIGVSTGLSTSSSSNHGYVQPSGYNDFRPLHSSNVPADTSTSTSSVPDPADWDPNYSDESLLQEDNSLSAELGSVHLRDASGRTIQSGRLPNIQSHDIAGSNQRNDFLFHAPSLRESGHSTGHVNYDSYNHANYSQRNFPGRHGQPFQRYNHMNSTSIRPTGNLQNVQSAWSKYGMPDSTSPPRMVEGMPWGGSAGHSLATSGLPPSFGRKDFGRIF; translated from the exons ATGGAGGAGACTGGGAGGGAGaggaaggcggcggggccgccGCCGTGGGCGCCGACCAAGTCCACGGTGTTCCGGTCCTACGCTGCTGCGGTGGTGGGCGACCGGGCGGAGGCGCCGTCCGCCCGGGGCAATGGGGTTGCCGCCCGTTCAAGCAATCTACGCGCCGTCAGGAAGAGGCCT ATTGTTGCAAGATTGACCAGAGACATCGTCCAAACTTTTGAAAAATGCAATCCTGAGTTTAATTACGTAGATTCACTAAATCCCAAGCACTTCCTCACCACTCCTGCAGTTCCTGTTCATAATGATGGCCTTGATAATGCAAATTCTGACCTAATCTTGTATGTCAACTTGGAATTGGTTAATAAGAAGTCAGACCGGAG GTACATTGTCGAAGAAATGCTTGGCCAAGGTACCTTTGGGCAGGTTGCTAAATGCTGGGATGCAGAAACCAACAGTTATGTTGCAGTGAAGGTTATAAAAAACCAGCCTGCCTTTTATCAGCAGGCTATCATGGAAGTCTCATTGTTGAGCATG CTAAATGACAAATTTGATCCTGATGATCAGCACCACATTGTCAGGATGCTGGATTTTTTTCCATGGAAAAATCATTTGTGCATCACATTTGAAATGCTTGGTCATAACCT GTACGAGCTGTTGAAAAAGAACAACTTAAGAGGTTTGCAACTGCAATTTGTCCGTACTTTCTCAAGACAG ATATTGGATGCATTGATTGTCATGAAAGGTGCTGGAATTATTCATTGTGATCTAAAACCGGAAAATATCCTCATAACACCAAA AGTAAACTCAGCAGCTGGAGTTAAAGTAATTGATTTTGGATCAGCGTGCATGGAGGGTAAAACGATTTACTCATATATCCAG AGCCGTTATTACAGGTCACCTGAAGTGCTTCTTGGCTATCC ATACACTACCGCCATTGATATGTGGTCATTTGGCTGCATAGTTGCTGAACTTTATATAGGTCTACCTTTATTTCCCGGAGCATCAGAATACGATGTCCTTAGCCGTATGATTGAGATGGTCGG TGGGCAACCGCCAGATGATCTTCTTAGGGAGGCTAAAAACACCAGGAAGTTTTTTAAACATGCTGGAAGCATTTATCCTGGTAATGAAGCACATGATGGTCTTCGCAGTTCATACAGAATACTAACAGAAGACGAGGTTGAAGCA AGGGATTCCAAAAAGCCAAAAATAGGGAAATGGTATTTCCCTCGTGGGAGGCTTGACAGACTCATATTCTCGTACCCTTGGAAGAATTTAAATGAGGGTAATCTGCCAG AGGCTGAAAAGGAAGATTGCTTAGCATTGGTTGATTTTTTGAGAGGACTTGTTGAGTTTGATCCTAATAAGCGATGGTCACCATTGCAG GCTTCATATCATCCATTCATAACTGGTGAAGCCTTCACTGGTCCTTATGAGCCTTTCCGGGAGACCCCAGTAATT CCCGTTGGTCGTGCTGCAACAGTTGATCACAATCCTGGAGGAGGTCACTGGCTAGCTGCTGGCCTTTCCCCTCAGGTT GTTGGGAGCATTAACAGATCCCTACCATTCAATAACGTTTTTCCGCCAAAGATGCCCTTTTCATATGGAAGCAGCTGCGGCAGCTTCAGTAGCCGTGGTAGCTTTAATGATAACGTAGGTCCTGCAAGCAGCTACGGAAGCTATGATGTCAATAATGTTAACATGTATCATTCACCACTAGGCCCTTCTGGGTTCAATTTACAGTCACAAGCCGGAGGAACATTTCTAGGATTTAGTCCAGATATTAGAAGAAGGCCTCATCTCTCTCATGGTGTTGGCATTCGGCTAAGTCCTGGTGGTCCAGGTCCTATGTCTCTTGGGGCCAGTCCATCACAATTTACTCCTCCAAATTCCCAAACACAAATGCCAgctagcgctactgctaagtatgttGCCACTTCTCCTGCAAGGGGCAGTCATGGCTCCTCATTAGGAAAAGCCGCTGTGGTAGGCCAATACAATAGGAGAAGGAATCTTGGTCACCCTCCTATGTCAATGCCACCACATGAGTACACATCTCAGCTAATCCAGGGACCTCATGGAGATGGTGTCAGTTCAGCATTTGCTCGAGGACATTCTGGCTATTCATATGGTGCACTTCCTAATTCTGGTCATTATAATTGGAGGCCGCAGATAGGTGTTAGCACTGGTTTATCCACAAGCTCTTCTTCCAATCATGGTTATGTTCAACCATCTGGTTACAATGATTTCCGTCCTTTGCACTCATCCAATGTGCCAGCTGATACATCAACCTCCACTTCATCAGTACCAGATCCAGCTGACTGGGATCCCAACTATAG CGATGAGTCACTCCTGCAAGAAGATAATTCACTATCAGCTGAGTTAGGCAGTGTTCACCTGAGAGATGCAAGTGGTCGAACAATCCAGTCTGGCAGATTGCCCAATATCCAAAGCCATGATATTGCAGGCTCGAATCAAAG AAATGACTTCCTATTTCATGCACCGTCTCTCAGAGAGAGTGGCCATTCAACAGGCCACGTCAACTATGATAGTTACAACCATGCCAACTATTCCCAGCGAAATTTCCCTGGTCGTCACGGACAACCATTTCAGCGGTACAACCATATGAATTCAACCTCTATACGCCCGACGGGGAATCTCCAGAATGTTCAATCTGCCTGGTCCAAATATGGCATGCCAGATTCTACTTCGCCCCCTCGGATGGTTGAAGGGATGCCTTGGG GAGGAAGCGCTGGTCACTCTCTTGCAACAAGCGGGCTGCCGCCGTCCTTTGGAAGGAAGGACTTCGGGAGGATCTTTTAG
- the LOC119317559 gene encoding dual specificity protein kinase YAK1 homolog isoform X3: protein MEETGRERKAAGPPPWAPTKSTVFRSYAAAVVGDRAEAPSARGNGVAARSSNLRAVRKRPIVARLTRDIVQTFEKCNPEFNYVDSLNPKHFLTTPAVPVHNDGLDNANSDLILYVNLELVNKKSDRRYIVEEMLGQGTFGQVAKCWDAETNSYVAVKVIKNQPAFYQQAIMEVSLLSMLNDKFDPDDQHHIVRMLDFFPWKNHLCITFEMLGHNLYELLKKNNLRGLQLQFVRTFSRQILDALIVMKGAGIIHCDLKPENILITPKVNSAAGVKVIDFGSACMEGKTIYSYIQSRYYRSPEVLLGYPYTTAIDMWSFGCIVAELYIGLPLFPGASEYDVLSRMIEMVGGQPPDDLLREAKNTRKFFKHAGSIYPGNEAHDGLRSSYRILTEDEVEARDSKKPKIGKWYFPRGRLDRLIFSYPWKNLNEGNLPEAEKEDCLALVDFLRGLVEFDPNKRWSPLQASYHPFITGEAFTGPYEPFRETPVIPVGRAATVDHNPGGGHWLAAGLSPQVVSWEH, encoded by the exons ATGGAGGAGACTGGGAGGGAGaggaaggcggcggggccgccGCCGTGGGCGCCGACCAAGTCCACGGTGTTCCGGTCCTACGCTGCTGCGGTGGTGGGCGACCGGGCGGAGGCGCCGTCCGCCCGGGGCAATGGGGTTGCCGCCCGTTCAAGCAATCTACGCGCCGTCAGGAAGAGGCCT ATTGTTGCAAGATTGACCAGAGACATCGTCCAAACTTTTGAAAAATGCAATCCTGAGTTTAATTACGTAGATTCACTAAATCCCAAGCACTTCCTCACCACTCCTGCAGTTCCTGTTCATAATGATGGCCTTGATAATGCAAATTCTGACCTAATCTTGTATGTCAACTTGGAATTGGTTAATAAGAAGTCAGACCGGAG GTACATTGTCGAAGAAATGCTTGGCCAAGGTACCTTTGGGCAGGTTGCTAAATGCTGGGATGCAGAAACCAACAGTTATGTTGCAGTGAAGGTTATAAAAAACCAGCCTGCCTTTTATCAGCAGGCTATCATGGAAGTCTCATTGTTGAGCATG CTAAATGACAAATTTGATCCTGATGATCAGCACCACATTGTCAGGATGCTGGATTTTTTTCCATGGAAAAATCATTTGTGCATCACATTTGAAATGCTTGGTCATAACCT GTACGAGCTGTTGAAAAAGAACAACTTAAGAGGTTTGCAACTGCAATTTGTCCGTACTTTCTCAAGACAG ATATTGGATGCATTGATTGTCATGAAAGGTGCTGGAATTATTCATTGTGATCTAAAACCGGAAAATATCCTCATAACACCAAA AGTAAACTCAGCAGCTGGAGTTAAAGTAATTGATTTTGGATCAGCGTGCATGGAGGGTAAAACGATTTACTCATATATCCAG AGCCGTTATTACAGGTCACCTGAAGTGCTTCTTGGCTATCC ATACACTACCGCCATTGATATGTGGTCATTTGGCTGCATAGTTGCTGAACTTTATATAGGTCTACCTTTATTTCCCGGAGCATCAGAATACGATGTCCTTAGCCGTATGATTGAGATGGTCGG TGGGCAACCGCCAGATGATCTTCTTAGGGAGGCTAAAAACACCAGGAAGTTTTTTAAACATGCTGGAAGCATTTATCCTGGTAATGAAGCACATGATGGTCTTCGCAGTTCATACAGAATACTAACAGAAGACGAGGTTGAAGCA AGGGATTCCAAAAAGCCAAAAATAGGGAAATGGTATTTCCCTCGTGGGAGGCTTGACAGACTCATATTCTCGTACCCTTGGAAGAATTTAAATGAGGGTAATCTGCCAG AGGCTGAAAAGGAAGATTGCTTAGCATTGGTTGATTTTTTGAGAGGACTTGTTGAGTTTGATCCTAATAAGCGATGGTCACCATTGCAG GCTTCATATCATCCATTCATAACTGGTGAAGCCTTCACTGGTCCTTATGAGCCTTTCCGGGAGACCCCAGTAATT CCCGTTGGTCGTGCTGCAACAGTTGATCACAATCCTGGAGGAGGTCACTGGCTAGCTGCTGGCCTTTCCCCTCAGGTTGTAA GTTGGGAGCATTAA